In the Mastacembelus armatus chromosome 16, fMasArm1.2, whole genome shotgun sequence genome, CCCCAGTGGCCATACCTCCAGCACTCACTGTTCTGACACCAGTGACTGCACCACTATGTCCATCTTCAGCAACTACTCTTCCAGCACCAGTATCCAGCCttccaacagcagcccctgcacCTGCACCAGTATCAACAATTCCAGCACCCAGTCCTGCAGCACCAGTGCCAACCCCACTCATTCCTCTAGCACCAGCTCCTGCCCTGGCACTACCAGTAGCCACACCTCCAACTGCAGCACCTAATCCATGACTATGAATCGTGTCTGGTCCACCTTCCTTACCAACAGGTCCCTTGCTATCATCAGTGTCTCCAGCAGCCCTGCCTGCACTTGCATCCATGCTTCctgcacccccacccccaccccttccTATTCCACTCCCCATGCCTCCAACACCTCCACCACTGCATCCCATTATCCCACCACCCACGCCGCCAGTGCCTCCTCCACTGAAGCTCATCCCAGAACCAATGGCGCTCATGCTACAGGTGGTAAGTGACAGGGTTTGCATCATGCCAGAGAGCCGCAAGTCTTCTCCCTCAATAAGTTTCCTGCAACACAAATACAAGAAAACATAATTAATacttaaaaatgattttaaagtattttatgGAACTAAgtcaattttttttcccccttacCGGTAAGTTGTGATTTCAATTTCCAGGGCCATCTTAATATTTAGGAGGTCCTGGTACTCACGCAGGTGCAGCACAATTTTTTCCTTAATTGATTTCAGCTCAAGCTGCAGGGCCTCAATCTGAGCCTAGTGTGATAGCCATGAAATGAATGTACAAATGAATTTATGTGATTGCCCTATGTATGTGTGAATGAAAGTGTGCAACAAAAATCAGATGATTAACTAAAACTAAGTCAAAATTAGTtgccaaaattaacactgactgactgatatGACCTTCAGACTGCATGTGTCTTTACCTGCAGCTCTTCAAGTTCCTTCCTGTATTTTTCTTGCATTTCACGAATCTGAGCCTCAAGAGCTTCATTCCTGGTCTTCAGGGTCTCCAAGTCACGTTCTTTGGTTTGGATCTGGAGATAATTGAATTGATCAATATTCTTTCTCAATCaatcatcatttatttcttgTCAGTTTTATTACTCACATCCTTTTTGGCACCTGCTATTTCATCTCTGATGCTTCGAACCGTATCCACATGCCTTGATGTCTTTTTGGTTAGATCttcaaacttgtttttataccATGAATCCATCTCCTAAAATTCAAGGACATTTCTCCATAAATCCAGCTTGAAACACAAACCATTTTCCTGTATGCCTTAAAGCTGACATGATTATTTTACCTGGAGATTTTTGGCTGCAATGCCATCATACTGGGTTTGGATTTGTTTCAAAGCAGCTGCCAGATCCGGCAGTGTGAATGCACTCTCAACTGACACCTGAGCCGCATAGATCTGTTTCATAAGCTCATCGATTTCCTGGGAAAGAAAACCTTTGGTAATTATCAAAAATGAAAGGCAAAAATTTTGTACAATTCTTGCATTAAAATACCATCCACCTGTTGATGGACCCGTTTTAGGAATTCAATTTCAACTTCCAGCTGCTCCAACTTCTTCTCCAAGGCAATGCGTGAGGAGGTGGCTTGGTCAACATCCTGCGGAAAAAACACCATTATTATTTAAGACTGCAAATTGATCTGATGATGAAGAATACGTCAACAATTAAATGTAACCTACTGGACGCAAGGCTTCAATGTCTAACTCGGCTTTCTTTTTCAGCTCCACTGCCTCTTcatatttgattttgattgcCTCTAGTTGAGCTGCTGTGGACTCCTTAGCCGCCACAGAAATGTCCTGAAAACCAAGAAGCCAGAAATAATATGGTCGTCAGTTTGATTTGAAGGTGTGTGTTACCATTTGGCCTTTTATATTATAACctcacatctgtgtttgtgcgtgtatgtgtgtgtgttttggcaaaTGCATGATCAAGTCTTCTCATCTGTGCATAAACAGCTGAAGACAGCCGTATTCCATGACACATTAACATGGTGAGATGCCTCTACATGCCTGCCAGAAATAAGCCTGTTACCAGGTAAGGAACCTCGAAAACACCAAGTTAACATCTTGTATTGTTGCTTGGATGGATCTACAGCTCAGTGAGGTGTAAACTTTGCCAGAAAAAAGAATTTGGTCTTTTTGCtttaagcacaaaaaaaaacaaaaaaaaattggataATTCTGTCTCACCCGCTGAACTCTCATCTGATCAGCAATCTTCTTCAGCTCCCTCAGCTGTTCCTCATATAGCAGGCGCAGACCTGATGGCTTCTCAAAGCGGTTCTGGTAGGCTTCAATCTCTGCTTCCAGTAATTTGTTCTGCTGCTCGAGTGATCTAACCTGTACACAAACAATAACACTGTCTGAGCCAGGTACCTCAATATGTTTCCTGTCCATGTGGTTACAGAGGTAAGAATATGTCCATATTTTACAATGAAAGGCACTTTCACTCTGCTCTAACAGCTACACTTATCTGTACTGATAGCAAAAGTAAAATAGGGTACCTTGTTAATGTATACAGCCAGTCTGTCATTGAGGACAATCATCTCCTGTCTTTCACTTGTGCGGGTGTTGAGGAATACTTGGTTCTCAGCTGCAGCCATATCCAAATCAATGGCAGGCTCTCCACTAGGTCCAACACACACCATGGCCCCTGCACTCACACTGGAAGGACATACCAATACACAGAGCCATGTGTATTCAATTTGCTGCAGAAGATGGCATGACATGAAGCCATGTGAATGctcaatgaaatgaaatgattttcttACAATGTAACTTTACAACCAGGTCACCTAATAGAATATTTAATTTAGCAGTATGCACTTCAATCTCAAAAACAATGTATTTGCCTCTAGTCATGGACTGTTCTGACCCAGCTTACCCTGCTCCAACCATGCGAGACCTGCGTAGAGCTGAGACTGCCCTTGTTCCTACTGACTCCAGACGCATGCTGCCGGCTCCAGCTCTGCAGAAGTAGTCGGCAGAAGCATGACGGAGCCCTCGCCTGGTGGGGGATAGGCTAGACACCCTGACTCGATAGGACGAACTGCTACTGTCCTCAAAGTGTCTGCGGTAGGACGAGATCCTCTCAGGGCTGCGACTCATGGTGGCAGCAGCAATTGTTTCCTCTGGTGCTCTGAAGTCAGgtgaaagaaatattaaaaggGGGCCTGACTTTGGTTTGCTGCACTTCACTGCTCCCTCTGTGCTCACTTACACTCTGATGGACAACTCTGTCTAAGGTTTTATACCTCCCCTCACAAGTCATGCCCCTGCTTGGTTCAAGATAGCCCAGTTCATGAGTCAACACCTGTGGAATCTTGAACCTATGCTCCAAAGCAGGCTTGATCTGCTGGTCAAAATATCTGTCAGC is a window encoding:
- the LOC113122686 gene encoding keratin, type II cytoskeletal 8, which codes for MSRSPERISSYRRHFEDSSSSSYRVRVSSLSPTRRGLRHASADYFCRAGAGSMRLESVGTRAVSALRRSRMVGAGVSAGAMVCVGPSGEPAIDLDMAAAENQVFLNTRTSERQEMIVLNDRLAVYINKVRSLEQQNKLLEAEIEAYQNRFEKPSGLRLLYEEQLRELKKIADQMRVQRDISVAAKESTAAQLEAIKIKYEEAVELKKKAELDIEALRPDVDQATSSRIALEKKLEQLEVEIEFLKRVHQQEIDELMKQIYAAQVSVESAFTLPDLAAALKQIQTQYDGIAAKNLQEMDSWYKNKFEDLTKKTSRHVDTVRSIRDEIAGAKKDIQTKERDLETLKTRNEALEAQIREMQEKYRKELEELQAQIEALQLELKSIKEKIVLHLREYQDLLNIKMALEIEITTYRKLIEGEDLRLSGMMQTLSLTTCSMSAIGSGMSFSGGGTGGVGGGIMGCSGGGVGGMGSGIGRGGGGGAGSMDASAGRAAGDTDDSKGPVGKEGGPDTIHSHGLGAAVGGVATGSARAGAGARGMSGVGTGAAGLGAGIVDTGAGAGAAVGRLDTGAGRVVAEDGHSGAVTGVRTVSAGGMATGAGLVSTLPGRVGTGHGGVGTGPGGVDTVAGGVGAGPGGVGAGPGGVGTFTGGVGTGAGRVGTGAGGVGTGAGGVGTGAGGVGTGAGGVGTGAGGVGTGAGGVGTGAGGVGTGAGGVGTGAGGVGTGAGGVGTGVGEKLGFGAGSKTNSSKGGVETSVGGGTAASGGAGIGFREGNGGAAEGKGDGTGRELDGGGGKDQGIGPAVISGGIAGSGGIVGVAGDDLGVALSAVGGKGDTSGAGMGPVEYGSDGYDGNIEAYAEQAVELTERRTVLIRTIKNEDDVLEVDHKEQTYTITGAADDSDND